A genomic segment from Desulfosoma caldarium encodes:
- the fdnG gene encoding formate dehydrogenase-N subunit alpha produces MKLSRRDFLKISGAATAGLALSGCTTMGFQKKPVEEQAWKIRTQNAQETPSICCYCAVGCGIICHTDRQTGKVIYTEGDADHPINQGSLCAKGASAYQLAINDKRVTKVLYRAPYSDKWEEKSWDWALKEIAARVKASRDKSFTVKNAMGQVVNRCEGIASVGSAALDNEECWVYQAMLRALGLVYIEHQARIUHSATVAALAESFGRGAMTNHWIDLKNSDCILIMGSNAAENHPISFRWIMKAKDQGAILIHVDPRFTRTSAKADFYTALRSGTDIAFLGGMINYILSNNLFFRDYVVHYTNASFIVGPKYHFKDGLFSGFDPATRKYDKSTWAYEVDGNGVPKRDPSLKHPRCVFQLLKKHYARYTLDKVSKVTGTPKEDLKKVYELYSATGKPDKAGTILYAMGWTQHTVGVQNIRAMSIIQLLLGNIGVAGGGVNALRGESNVQGSTDHALLFHILPGYNPTPRASHSTLADYLKKLTPVSKDPLSANWWQNRPKYMVSFLKAMFGDAAEASNDFGYGWLPKLDDGKAYSWLDLFDAMYRGQFSGFFAWGQNPACGGANAVKTRLALSRLDWMVNVNLFHNETASFWQAPGMDPKKIKTEVFFLPCAAFMEKEGSITNSGRWAQWRYKAQNPPGDAKPDGDIIVELFEEIRKLYAKDGGALPDPILNLKWDYATNGRFDPHKVARTINGEFTKDVTIQGKTYKKGQLVPSFAFLQADGSTTSGNWLYCQSYTDAGNNMARRDNKDTSAIGLYANWAWCWPLNRRILYNRASVDLMGRPWNPQRPVISFAGEVKEGKYVSSKWLGDVPDGGWYPMMNPDGTARSDTKYPFIMKPDGFGAIFGPGLADGPLPEHYEPIECPVEKNLFSSQFTNPVAPLYGTDKDIYKTCDPRFPFVGTTYRVTEHWQTGVLTRWQPWLLEAEPQVFVEMSEQLAKLRGIKNGETVIVESARGAVEAVAIVTKRFRPFLIHGQEIHQVGLPWCYGWIWPPQGGESANLLTPSTGDPNTRIPETKAFMVNVRKKGA; encoded by the coding sequence ATGAAGCTGTCGCGTCGGGATTTCTTGAAGATTTCAGGAGCGGCGACGGCGGGGTTGGCTCTGAGTGGCTGCACGACCATGGGATTTCAAAAGAAACCCGTGGAAGAGCAGGCCTGGAAGATCAGGACTCAAAACGCCCAAGAGACGCCGTCCATTTGTTGCTATTGCGCCGTCGGTTGCGGCATTATTTGTCACACCGACCGGCAAACCGGAAAAGTCATCTACACGGAAGGCGACGCCGACCACCCCATCAATCAAGGCTCCTTGTGCGCCAAGGGAGCATCTGCATATCAGTTGGCCATCAATGACAAGAGGGTGACCAAGGTTCTTTATCGAGCTCCCTACAGCGATAAGTGGGAAGAAAAATCCTGGGACTGGGCGCTCAAGGAAATCGCCGCTCGAGTCAAGGCCAGCCGGGACAAGTCTTTTACGGTTAAGAATGCCATGGGGCAAGTGGTGAACCGGTGTGAAGGCATCGCTTCGGTGGGCAGCGCCGCTTTGGACAATGAAGAATGCTGGGTCTACCAAGCCATGCTGCGTGCCCTCGGACTGGTCTACATCGAACACCAGGCCCGTATTTGACACAGCGCCACGGTAGCGGCTCTGGCAGAGTCGTTCGGACGCGGCGCCATGACGAATCATTGGATCGACCTCAAGAACAGCGATTGCATTCTCATTATGGGAAGCAACGCGGCGGAAAACCATCCCATTTCTTTCCGCTGGATTATGAAGGCCAAGGATCAAGGCGCCATCCTTATTCATGTGGATCCTCGCTTTACCCGCACTTCCGCCAAAGCGGATTTCTATACTGCTCTGCGTTCAGGAACGGACATTGCCTTTTTGGGCGGCATGATCAACTATATTCTTTCCAATAATCTTTTCTTTAGAGACTATGTCGTTCATTACACCAACGCCAGTTTTATTGTTGGGCCCAAGTACCATTTCAAAGACGGATTGTTTTCCGGTTTTGATCCCGCGACGCGAAAGTACGACAAGAGCACCTGGGCTTACGAAGTCGACGGAAACGGCGTCCCAAAGAGAGATCCATCTCTGAAGCATCCCCGCTGTGTCTTTCAACTGTTGAAGAAACACTATGCTCGATATACTCTGGACAAAGTTTCCAAGGTCACCGGAACACCCAAAGAGGATCTCAAGAAAGTCTATGAGCTTTACAGCGCGACGGGAAAACCGGACAAGGCCGGAACGATCCTTTACGCCATGGGTTGGACCCAACACACCGTGGGCGTTCAGAACATTCGAGCCATGTCCATCATTCAGCTTCTTTTGGGCAACATCGGGGTAGCCGGCGGCGGGGTGAATGCGCTGCGCGGCGAATCCAACGTTCAAGGATCCACGGACCATGCCCTGCTGTTTCACATCTTACCCGGCTACAACCCTACGCCGAGGGCTTCTCATTCGACCCTTGCCGATTATCTGAAGAAATTGACGCCGGTGTCCAAAGATCCTTTGAGCGCCAACTGGTGGCAAAATCGGCCCAAGTACATGGTCAGTTTCCTTAAGGCCATGTTCGGTGACGCCGCAGAAGCCTCCAACGACTTCGGCTATGGATGGCTGCCCAAATTGGATGACGGCAAGGCTTACAGCTGGCTGGATCTTTTCGACGCCATGTATCGCGGCCAATTCAGCGGCTTTTTTGCCTGGGGACAAAACCCGGCATGCGGCGGGGCCAATGCCGTCAAGACAAGGCTAGCCTTGAGCAGGCTGGACTGGATGGTCAATGTGAACCTTTTCCATAACGAGACGGCTTCTTTTTGGCAAGCTCCCGGCATGGATCCCAAAAAGATCAAGACGGAGGTGTTTTTCTTGCCATGCGCCGCCTTCATGGAAAAGGAAGGGTCCATAACGAACTCCGGCCGATGGGCTCAGTGGCGCTACAAGGCGCAGAATCCTCCGGGCGATGCCAAGCCCGACGGAGACATTATAGTTGAATTGTTCGAGGAGATACGAAAACTGTACGCCAAGGATGGAGGAGCGCTGCCTGACCCAATCCTCAACCTCAAATGGGATTATGCCACCAACGGTCGTTTTGACCCCCACAAGGTGGCTCGAACCATCAACGGGGAATTCACCAAAGACGTGACCATCCAGGGAAAGACGTACAAGAAGGGCCAACTCGTCCCCTCTTTTGCGTTCCTTCAGGCGGACGGGTCCACCACCAGCGGCAACTGGCTGTATTGCCAAAGCTACACGGATGCCGGCAATAACATGGCCCGCCGGGACAACAAGGACACCAGTGCCATTGGCCTTTATGCCAACTGGGCGTGGTGTTGGCCGCTGAATCGACGCATCCTTTACAATCGCGCTTCGGTGGATCTCATGGGTCGCCCATGGAATCCGCAGCGGCCGGTCATCAGCTTCGCCGGTGAAGTGAAAGAAGGCAAATACGTGTCCTCCAAATGGCTCGGCGATGTACCGGACGGTGGATGGTATCCCATGATGAATCCGGACGGCACAGCGCGATCGGACACTAAGTACCCGTTTATCATGAAACCGGATGGATTCGGGGCCATCTTTGGTCCGGGACTTGCGGACGGCCCTCTGCCGGAACACTATGAACCCATTGAGTGTCCAGTGGAGAAGAACCTGTTTAGCTCCCAGTTCACCAACCCGGTGGCGCCTTTGTACGGCACGGATAAGGATATTTACAAAACCTGCGATCCTCGATTCCCCTTTGTGGGGACCACTTACCGTGTGACGGAACACTGGCAGACGGGCGTTCTCACCCGATGGCAGCCGTGGCTCCTGGAAGCGGAACCCCAGGTGTTTGTGGAAATGAGCGAGCAGCTGGCCAAACTTCGAGGGATCAAGAATGGCGAGACGGTCATTGTGGAATCGGCTCGAGGTGCTGTGGAAGCGGTAGCTATAGTGACCAAACGGTTTCGGCCTTTCCTAATCCATGGCCAGGAAATTCATCAAGTGGGGCTCCCGTGGTGTTATGGTTGGATCTGGCCACCGCAGGGGGGTGAGAGCGCCAACCTGCTCACACCGTCCACGGGGGATCCCAACACCCGGATTCCGGAAACCAAGGCATTTATGGTTAATGTGCGCAAGAAGGGAGCCTAG
- a CDS encoding 4Fe-4S dicluster domain-containing protein — translation MAGMSFFIDTTRCTACRGCQIACKNWNQNGASMTKNLGSHQNPPDLDANTFKLVRFSESEVNGKPVWYFFADQCRHCLEPPCMDAIAGYVDGGVIHDEETGAVVYTDKSKEAPIDDVREACPYDIPRAREDGRIVKCTMCLDRVKNGLIPACVKVCPTQAMNFGTRESMLELAQKRLADLKAKYPKAQLLNPQEVRVIYLVVDDPTKYHSHAVASLGSGIDRKLALRRLFKPAKTMARALTLG, via the coding sequence ATGGCGGGAATGAGCTTTTTCATCGACACGACCCGATGTACGGCCTGCCGTGGGTGCCAGATCGCTTGCAAGAACTGGAACCAAAACGGCGCCAGCATGACAAAAAACCTGGGAAGCCATCAGAACCCTCCGGATTTGGATGCAAACACCTTCAAACTGGTGCGGTTCAGCGAATCGGAAGTGAACGGTAAACCGGTTTGGTATTTCTTTGCTGACCAATGCCGCCACTGTCTGGAGCCTCCTTGCATGGATGCCATCGCCGGGTACGTGGACGGTGGGGTGATTCATGACGAGGAAACCGGCGCGGTGGTTTACACGGACAAGAGCAAGGAAGCACCCATTGACGATGTGCGTGAAGCCTGCCCGTACGACATTCCTCGGGCTCGCGAAGACGGCCGCATTGTCAAATGCACCATGTGCCTAGATCGAGTCAAAAACGGCTTGATTCCCGCATGCGTCAAGGTCTGTCCGACTCAGGCCATGAACTTTGGCACGCGCGAGAGCATGCTGGAACTGGCTCAGAAGCGCCTTGCGGATCTTAAAGCAAAATACCCCAAGGCGCAGCTTCTTAATCCCCAGGAGGTACGCGTCATTTATCTCGTGGTGGACGATCCGACCAAGTATCACAGCCATGCCGTGGCCAGCCTGGGCTCAGGCATTGACCGCAAGTTGGCCCTGCGGCGCCTGTTTAAGCCGGCCAAGACCATGGCCCGGGCGCTCACTTTGGGTTAA
- a CDS encoding formate dehydrogenase accessory protein FdhE — protein sequence MLSDAETIMRKAVALARSSKPAYHELYDFLERVFAAQIQVKPRCRLSLNPMDGEAIKARWTAGLPLMRRWDFPVDLKAAHEVLEAVTRAVPEHNRELSGACSAIFKALAQNPSAKDAIWESFLHHDWNPWEEWLDTAGVDLPSLLYVARSCLRPSIERTAEERLQRACPDDHWKAGFCPVCGSLPSLISLEGEGQRRAHCSWCGTPWRLARFQCPVCDNRRHASLGYLYAEQEPGYRIDYCMECRHYFKTIDARERLWPLWIPLEEWTTLHLDLVAQREGWKTPPSPAPAVYETDGFAVPS from the coding sequence ATGCTTTCTGATGCGGAAACCATCATGCGAAAGGCCGTGGCCCTTGCCCGCAGTTCAAAACCGGCGTACCACGAGCTGTATGATTTCCTGGAGCGCGTCTTCGCAGCGCAAATCCAGGTCAAACCCCGATGCCGGCTTTCCCTGAATCCCATGGATGGGGAAGCCATCAAGGCTCGATGGACCGCGGGCTTGCCTCTCATGCGTCGATGGGACTTTCCGGTGGACTTGAAGGCCGCGCATGAGGTGTTGGAGGCTGTGACGCGGGCGGTGCCAGAACACAATCGCGAACTTTCCGGTGCCTGTTCGGCCATCTTCAAAGCCTTAGCCCAAAACCCTTCGGCCAAGGATGCCATTTGGGAAAGCTTTTTGCATCATGACTGGAATCCATGGGAGGAATGGCTGGACACCGCCGGGGTAGATCTTCCTTCCCTGCTTTACGTGGCGCGCAGTTGCCTGCGGCCCAGCATCGAACGAACGGCAGAAGAACGGCTGCAAAGGGCCTGCCCCGATGATCACTGGAAAGCGGGTTTCTGTCCGGTATGTGGTTCGCTGCCTTCTCTCATCAGCCTGGAAGGGGAAGGACAGCGACGGGCCCATTGCTCATGGTGCGGCACACCCTGGCGCCTGGCTCGGTTTCAATGCCCCGTGTGTGACAATCGCCGCCATGCCTCCTTGGGTTACCTCTATGCGGAACAAGAGCCAGGCTACCGCATCGACTACTGCATGGAATGCCGACATTATTTCAAAACCATCGATGCTCGCGAAAGGCTTTGGCCCTTGTGGATTCCTTTGGAAGAATGGACCACGCTGCACCTGGATTTGGTGGCCCAACGGGAAGGTTGGAAAACGCCGCCTTCGCCGGCTCCGGCTGTTTACGAGACCGACGG